The following are encoded together in the Falsiruegeria litorea R37 genome:
- a CDS encoding outer membrane protein assembly factor BamD: MIGGKVGARVVGALLLTAFLASCGIGGRGAADRSQDLDGFGPEQIFERGEFELAQSRTEDAAWYFSEIERLYPYSNWAKRALIMQAFAYHSGKDYPESRAAAQRYIDFYPADEDAAYAQYLLALSYYDQIDEVGRDQGLTFQALQALRTVIEVYPDSEYATSAILKFDLAFDHLAAKEMEIGRYYLRRDHYTAAINRFRVVVEDFQTTTHTAEALHRLVEAYLSLGLINEAQTAGAILGYNYRSSEWYESSYTLLTAAGLKLKDRGNNWLSQIYRQSIKGEWL; this comes from the coding sequence ATGATCGGCGGCAAGGTGGGGGCCAGGGTTGTTGGTGCACTTCTTCTTACGGCTTTTCTGGCCTCTTGTGGGATCGGCGGGCGAGGGGCAGCAGATCGCAGTCAAGATTTGGACGGGTTCGGGCCCGAGCAGATCTTTGAGCGCGGCGAGTTTGAACTGGCGCAGTCACGTACCGAAGATGCGGCCTGGTATTTCTCGGAAATCGAACGTCTTTATCCCTATTCCAACTGGGCCAAGCGCGCCTTGATCATGCAGGCCTTTGCCTATCATTCAGGCAAAGACTATCCCGAAAGCCGGGCTGCCGCGCAGCGCTACATCGACTTTTATCCAGCAGACGAAGACGCGGCCTATGCGCAGTATCTTTTGGCGCTGAGCTACTATGACCAGATCGACGAGGTTGGACGCGACCAGGGCCTGACGTTCCAGGCGCTGCAGGCACTGCGCACCGTGATCGAGGTCTACCCCGACAGCGAATATGCCACCTCGGCGATTCTGAAGTTTGACCTGGCCTTTGATCATCTCGCTGCCAAGGAGATGGAAATCGGGCGCTACTACCTGCGTCGCGATCACTACACTGCGGCCATCAACCGGTTCCGCGTTGTGGTCGAGGATTTCCAGACGACCACCCACACCGCAGAGGCGCTGCATCGTCTGGTCGAGGCATATCTTTCGCTGGGTCTGATAAACGAAGCGCAGACCGCAGGCGCTATTCTGGGCTACAACTATCGCTCGTCCGAATGGTACGAGAGCAGCTACACGCTGTTGACGGCTGCCGGGCTGAAGCTCAAAGATCGTGGCAACAACTGGCTGAGCCAGATCTATCGTCAATCGATCAAGGGCGAATGGCTGTAA
- the lpxC gene encoding UDP-3-O-acyl-N-acetylglucosamine deacetylase, producing the protein MRHGLQNTLKTSVTFKGVGLHGGAPVKMVLKPAAAGHGIWFKRTDIEVGDAMIPAIYDLVERTPLCTKLVNGAGVTLSTIEHIMAALAGCGIHNALIEIDGPEVPIMDGSSVEFVRGIMAKGVRQQAAPVLAYEVLKPVTVEKDGAKATLLPSNRLEIEFHIDFADPAIGRQSKTLDMRNGTFARELSDSRTFCRQADVDAMHENGLALGGTLENAVVVDGDDVLSPGGFRHADEAVRHKMLDALGDLYLAGGPLLGHYVGERAGHSLTNTLLRKLFATPGAVRPVLCDAETAERLPGQGLIWAEIPQVA; encoded by the coding sequence ATGAGGCACGGTTTGCAAAATACGCTCAAAACCTCGGTAACCTTCAAGGGTGTTGGCCTGCACGGCGGCGCCCCTGTCAAAATGGTTCTCAAGCCCGCGGCAGCAGGGCACGGTATCTGGTTCAAGCGGACCGATATCGAGGTGGGCGATGCAATGATCCCGGCAATCTACGATCTGGTCGAGCGCACGCCGCTGTGCACCAAGCTGGTGAATGGTGCAGGCGTGACGCTTTCAACGATCGAACACATCATGGCAGCCCTGGCCGGTTGTGGCATCCACAACGCGCTGATTGAAATTGACGGACCCGAAGTGCCGATCATGGACGGCTCGTCGGTCGAGTTTGTACGCGGCATCATGGCCAAGGGCGTGCGTCAGCAGGCCGCTCCGGTTCTGGCCTATGAGGTTCTCAAGCCCGTCACCGTAGAAAAGGACGGCGCAAAGGCGACACTGCTGCCGTCGAACCGTTTGGAAATCGAATTTCACATCGACTTTGCCGACCCCGCAATCGGCCGTCAGAGCAAGACGCTGGACATGCGCAACGGCACTTTTGCCCGCGAGTTGAGCGACAGTCGCACCTTCTGCCGTCAGGCAGATGTCGATGCGATGCATGAAAACGGTCTGGCCCTGGGTGGTACACTGGAAAATGCGGTGGTCGTGGACGGCGACGACGTCCTGAGCCCCGGTGGCTTCCGTCACGCAGACGAGGCCGTGCGCCACAAGATGCTGGACGCGCTTGGCGATCTCTATCTGGCCGGTGGCCCTCTGCTGGGTCACTATGTCGGTGAACGCGCTGGTCACTCTTTGACCAACACTCTGCTGCGCAAGCTTTTTGCGACACCCGGTGCTGTGCGCCCGGTTCTGTGCGACGCCGAAACTGCCGAGCGTTTGCCCGGTCAAGGCCTGATCTGGGCTGAAATTCCCCAGGTCGCCTGA
- the recN gene encoding DNA repair protein RecN, with product MLRALDIRDMLIIDRLELAFQPGLNVLTGETGAGKSILLDSLGFVLGWRGRAELVRQGAEQGEVVAEFDLPDGHPAHDILAEAGLPGGQELILRRVNLADGRKTAWVNDRRCSGEVLRALSETLIELHGQHDDRGLLNPRGHRAMLDAFARLDGRLAEVRAAWTQAAKARKTVEATQAALDAVRAEEEFLRHAVAELDQLDPMPGEDADLDARRRLMQGAEKIRDDVARAFALLSGEGAEGAMGDALRWLEGVTAEAGGQLEEPIAALGRAMIELGEAQNGVETCLNALEFNPSELEAAEERLFAIRALARKHDVLPDELGDYADTLRGKLNALEAGDADLEQQKADLAAAEAAFDVAAAALTEARTEAAGRLDAAVMGELAPLKMERAVFETKITEGEAGPEGRDAVAFTVATNPGAPAGPLNKIASGGELSRFLLALKVCLTGDDSARTMIFDEIDRGVGGATADAVGRRLASLADGGQVLVVTHSPQVAAQGQHHWRVQKQVQNDVTLSTVVPLSRDERVDEIARMVAGDTITQEARAAAKALLTS from the coding sequence ATGCTGCGCGCACTTGATATCCGTGACATGTTGATCATTGACCGGCTGGAGCTTGCGTTCCAACCGGGGCTCAACGTGCTGACCGGCGAAACTGGTGCCGGCAAGTCTATCCTGCTGGATTCGTTGGGGTTTGTTCTGGGGTGGCGGGGACGGGCCGAATTGGTGCGTCAAGGCGCCGAGCAGGGCGAAGTGGTTGCCGAATTCGACTTGCCCGATGGGCATCCCGCGCATGACATTCTGGCAGAGGCCGGTTTGCCGGGTGGCCAAGAGCTGATCCTGCGTCGCGTGAACCTGGCGGATGGTCGAAAGACGGCTTGGGTCAATGACAGGCGTTGTTCAGGCGAAGTGCTGCGTGCACTATCTGAAACGCTGATTGAGCTGCACGGACAGCATGACGACCGAGGTTTGCTGAACCCTCGCGGACACAGGGCCATGTTGGACGCTTTTGCTCGCCTTGATGGCCGGTTGGCAGAGGTGCGGGCGGCTTGGACACAGGCGGCCAAGGCGCGCAAGACGGTTGAGGCCACCCAGGCCGCGCTGGACGCGGTGCGCGCCGAAGAAGAATTCCTGCGCCACGCTGTGGCTGAACTGGATCAATTGGATCCCATGCCAGGTGAGGATGCCGATCTGGATGCGCGCCGTCGGCTGATGCAGGGTGCAGAGAAGATCAGGGATGACGTGGCGCGGGCCTTTGCTCTGCTGAGCGGTGAAGGGGCCGAGGGTGCCATGGGTGATGCGCTGAGGTGGCTGGAAGGCGTCACAGCCGAGGCCGGTGGGCAGCTTGAAGAGCCGATTGCAGCGCTTGGTCGCGCGATGATCGAGCTGGGTGAGGCGCAAAACGGCGTCGAAACCTGTCTGAACGCGTTGGAGTTCAATCCGTCAGAGTTGGAGGCTGCCGAGGAGCGCCTGTTTGCGATCCGGGCTTTGGCCCGCAAACACGATGTCTTGCCGGATGAACTGGGCGATTACGCGGACACCCTGCGCGGCAAGCTGAACGCGCTCGAGGCCGGGGATGCGGACCTGGAACAGCAGAAGGCAGATTTGGCGGCGGCAGAAGCAGCTTTTGACGTTGCGGCGGCAGCGTTGACAGAGGCGCGGACAGAGGCCGCCGGGCGTTTGGATGCGGCAGTGATGGGCGAGTTGGCGCCGCTCAAGATGGAACGCGCAGTTTTCGAGACCAAGATCACTGAAGGTGAGGCAGGGCCCGAGGGTCGTGATGCGGTGGCCTTTACAGTCGCCACGAACCCCGGTGCGCCTGCGGGGCCGCTCAACAAGATTGCTTCGGGCGGGGAACTCAGTCGCTTTCTGCTGGCGCTCAAGGTCTGCCTGACCGGCGATGACAGCGCCCGGACGATGATCTTTGATGAGATCGACCGCGGGGTTGGGGGGGCTACGGCAGATGCCGTTGGGCGACGCCTGGCCTCACTTGCTGATGGTGGCCAGGTGCTGGTCGTGACCCATTCACCGCAGGTAGCGGCGCAAGGGCAACACCATTGGCGTGTGCAGAAGCAGGTGCAGAACGACGTCACCTTGTCGACCGTGGTGCCCTTGTCTCGGGACGAGCGCGTGGACGAGATTGCGCGCATGGTTGCGGGGGACACAATCACTCAAGAAGCACGCGCCGCGGCCAAGGCGCTGCTGACATCTTGA